The following proteins are encoded in a genomic region of Gimesia algae:
- a CDS encoding Nramp family divalent metal transporter: MTDHSYPDLEEELVPDEVIPHQSLPPLKYRDLPPAISWRKMIGPSIMLAGLSLGSGEFVLWPYITYKTGFIFFWACLLGVLTQFFMNMEIERWTLATGESAITGFCRLNKHWAWIMLLLNIIPWAWPGWATGAGTMLSWTFFGPETIASAQIDPIPSQLSLDGLAPEKIDYSFETGVLKWRGDMSAEERDVLSNVLVQNQIQNHAPDLFQKINQGQDLQYEAKYSTFLGIAGLLLVGIVLTTGPVVYNTVEKIQIFLVGMIFVIAVVLGIYLIEPYAISSMMKGAVNFGQMPDESSGLKTMALLGALAFAGAGGTMNLGQSNFIKDKGYGMGKYIGRITSPITGQEEAVSEVGYHFKHTPENQARWKQWWRAANIEHFFSFFLTCLACLVLLSLISYSLFYQADGQLKEGVSQFGTGLNFIWGQAILLEGRLGGTFKLMFLLMGAAILLTTELGVLDATARISADILKVNYLRDNARWSLSKLYYCFLWGEILLGSAILLYGSVNPHFKQPLFLIETSAAMNGGVMFLYSMILLYMNSKILSRSISTSPLRFVAMVWAAAFFGYFSLQAFRMQIIPYISPYFKLLFSF; this comes from the coding sequence ATGACCGACCATAGCTATCCCGATCTCGAAGAAGAACTGGTACCCGATGAGGTAATCCCACATCAATCACTACCACCACTAAAATATCGAGACCTCCCACCAGCTATCTCCTGGAGAAAAATGATCGGCCCCAGCATCATGCTGGCAGGGCTTTCACTGGGTTCGGGCGAATTCGTACTTTGGCCTTATATCACATATAAAACTGGTTTCATCTTCTTCTGGGCCTGCCTGCTGGGTGTGCTCACACAGTTTTTCATGAATATGGAAATTGAGCGCTGGACCCTGGCAACAGGGGAAAGTGCAATCACCGGTTTCTGTCGGCTGAATAAACACTGGGCCTGGATCATGCTGCTGTTAAATATCATTCCCTGGGCGTGGCCCGGCTGGGCCACCGGTGCGGGTACGATGCTCAGTTGGACTTTTTTCGGTCCTGAGACGATTGCCAGTGCTCAAATCGATCCAATTCCTTCTCAGCTTTCTCTGGATGGTCTGGCACCGGAAAAAATTGATTACTCATTCGAAACTGGCGTTTTGAAATGGCGCGGGGATATGAGTGCCGAGGAACGTGACGTTCTCAGTAATGTCTTAGTTCAAAACCAGATTCAAAATCATGCACCCGATTTATTTCAAAAGATCAACCAGGGACAAGATTTGCAGTACGAAGCAAAATACAGTACTTTTCTGGGAATCGCTGGCCTGTTACTGGTTGGCATTGTCTTAACCACTGGACCTGTCGTTTATAACACGGTTGAAAAAATTCAAATCTTTTTGGTAGGTATGATCTTTGTTATTGCTGTGGTACTGGGGATTTATCTGATCGAACCCTATGCCATCTCTTCCATGATGAAAGGTGCTGTCAATTTCGGTCAGATGCCCGATGAATCGAGCGGTCTGAAAACGATGGCCTTGCTTGGAGCGCTGGCCTTTGCAGGAGCTGGCGGCACGATGAATCTTGGACAGAGTAATTTCATCAAAGACAAAGGCTATGGAATGGGCAAATATATCGGGCGCATTACCAGTCCAATAACAGGCCAGGAAGAAGCCGTCAGTGAAGTGGGCTATCATTTCAAACATACTCCTGAAAATCAGGCGCGCTGGAAGCAGTGGTGGCGCGCTGCCAATATTGAGCACTTTTTCAGTTTCTTCCTCACCTGTCTGGCATGTCTCGTTTTATTATCTCTGATTTCGTATTCGTTGTTCTATCAAGCCGACGGACAATTAAAAGAAGGCGTATCGCAGTTTGGTACTGGTCTCAATTTCATCTGGGGTCAGGCCATTTTGCTGGAAGGCCGTCTCGGGGGTACCTTCAAGCTGATGTTCCTGCTGATGGGAGCAGCCATCTTACTGACTACCGAACTGGGTGTACTTGATGCGACTGCCCGTATTTCGGCTGATATCCTGAAAGTCAATTATCTCAGAGACAATGCACGCTGGTCACTGAGTAAGTTGTATTATTGCTTTCTCTGGGGTGAGATTCTGTTGGGTTCTGCCATCCTGCTTTACGGTTCTGTCAATCCACATTTCAAACAGCCTTTGTTTCTGATAGAAACTTCAGCCGCCATGAACGGAGGCGTGATGTTTTTATATTCGATGATTCTGCTCTATATGAATTCGAAGATTCTCAGTCGCAGCATCAGTACCAGTCCACTTCGATTTGTTGCGATGGTATGGGCTGCAGCATTTTTTGGATACTTCAGTCTGCAGGCATTTCGAATGCAGATTATCCCCTACATTTCACCTTATTTTAAACTACTCTTTTCTTTTTAA
- a CDS encoding right-handed parallel beta-helix repeat-containing protein, which translates to MQPFSLLYYCKQQTASRLIYCCLLLIWLLINPQIISSTDAATWYVNNKTGSDNNNGISENTAVATISRAITLAGRSDILELANTGIPYRETMLFRNLGGRPDRPFVVEGNGAVLSGLKAIDVAKWEKVKEGLFVFPLDKTPYGNPFLVSRGKRIPQAKSLDLLQTGEHYWDRSGNKIYFLCAAGKQPADYELEATLRISGFTLTSASYIVCRNLTSEFFSNDGFNIHGDCRGIRLENVIARHNGDDGISIHESGGLIVQNAYVHDNFFGIQDVNASRSVYNGVLAERNQIGVSLVGGYHSLVDCQIRNSIQKEIDIAGANPGHLIGAEYNPLCKTILFAHNVSLFGNGNQTGLSIRNGATAIIERSVISDSQTGLMVDSNSVCHMSQTAIIDCQMTLKSTSQNIYFDYNYYTTGQISWQNSLYQAGQFSDYVTASKEDTNSHVGPLKVGVDGIVELPPGSEITKTKWKLGPSAPFTSTFTSDNP; encoded by the coding sequence ATGCAACCATTTTCTCTGCTTTATTATTGTAAACAGCAGACAGCTTCACGACTTATTTATTGCTGTCTGTTACTTATCTGGCTTTTAATCAATCCACAGATAATTTCATCAACTGATGCTGCAACCTGGTACGTAAACAACAAGACGGGCAGCGACAACAACAATGGGATTTCAGAAAATACCGCGGTTGCTACAATTTCCAGAGCAATCACATTAGCAGGGAGAAGTGATATCCTCGAACTCGCAAACACAGGAATCCCCTACCGGGAAACCATGCTGTTTCGTAATCTGGGAGGGCGTCCTGATCGCCCCTTTGTCGTCGAAGGAAATGGAGCCGTTTTATCAGGTTTGAAAGCCATCGATGTAGCCAAATGGGAAAAAGTCAAAGAGGGTCTGTTTGTGTTCCCGCTTGATAAAACCCCCTATGGAAATCCATTTCTGGTTTCTCGTGGTAAACGTATTCCCCAAGCGAAAAGTCTGGATCTGCTTCAGACGGGTGAGCACTACTGGGACCGCAGTGGAAATAAGATCTATTTTCTGTGTGCTGCTGGAAAACAACCGGCTGACTATGAACTGGAAGCGACTTTACGCATCAGCGGTTTCACACTCACCAGCGCCAGTTATATTGTCTGTCGCAATCTGACATCTGAATTTTTCTCCAATGATGGATTTAATATTCACGGCGACTGTCGTGGTATTCGACTTGAAAATGTAATTGCCCGACATAATGGTGACGATGGAATTTCAATTCACGAGTCCGGTGGGTTGATCGTACAAAATGCTTATGTCCATGATAACTTTTTTGGCATTCAGGACGTGAACGCTTCGCGGTCAGTATATAACGGTGTACTGGCTGAGAGAAACCAGATTGGAGTCAGTCTGGTGGGAGGCTATCATTCACTTGTCGACTGTCAGATTAGAAACAGTATCCAGAAAGAAATTGATATCGCCGGAGCAAACCCGGGACACTTAATTGGTGCGGAATATAATCCGCTTTGTAAGACAATCCTGTTTGCTCATAATGTATCTCTCTTTGGAAATGGAAATCAGACCGGGCTGAGTATTCGTAACGGCGCAACTGCTATCATAGAACGTTCGGTCATTTCCGACTCCCAGACTGGCCTGATGGTTGACAGCAATAGCGTCTGTCACATGTCGCAGACAGCGATTATTGATTGCCAAATGACCTTGAAATCAACTTCTCAAAACATCTATTTTGATTACAATTATTATACAACAGGACAGATCAGTTGGCAGAATTCCCTCTATCAGGCCGGGCAGTTCTCCGATTATGTAACGGCATCAAAAGAGGACACAAACTCTCACGTAGGTCCTCTGAAAGTGGGGGTAGATGGGATCGTTGAGTTACCACCTGGTTCTGAAATCACTAAAACGAAATGGAAACTCGGGCCATCAGCTCCTTTCACATCTACTTTTACGAGTGATAATCCATAA
- the cysK gene encoding cysteine synthase A: MSVFNDNSETIGGTPLVKINHLTEGLKATVLAKIEGRNPAYSVKCRIGANMIWEAEKSGQLKPGMQVVEPTSGNTGIALAFVCAARGYQLTLTMPDSMSVERRLMLKGFGANLVLTPGADGMKGAIQKAEELAASPEFFMPQQFENPANPAIHFKTTGPEILKDTEGKIDYFVAGVGTGGTITGVSRFLKQDQGLKVKSVAVEPTSSPVLSGGEPGKHKIQGIGAGFIPGNCDTSLIDEVIQVTDDEAFEMASNLARREGITCGISCGAAMQAALEIAKRPEAEGKTIVVILPDSGERYLSTSLFDDAR; this comes from the coding sequence ATGTCCGTATTCAATGATAATTCTGAAACAATCGGCGGAACACCGCTGGTTAAAATCAATCACCTGACTGAAGGACTTAAGGCGACGGTACTGGCAAAAATTGAAGGACGAAATCCGGCCTACAGTGTAAAATGTCGTATTGGTGCCAACATGATCTGGGAAGCGGAGAAAAGTGGGCAGTTAAAACCGGGTATGCAGGTCGTCGAGCCAACCAGTGGCAACACGGGAATTGCACTTGCCTTTGTTTGTGCGGCACGAGGATATCAGTTAACGCTCACCATGCCGGACTCCATGTCTGTGGAGCGTCGTCTGATGCTGAAAGGCTTTGGTGCAAATCTGGTTCTCACTCCCGGCGCAGATGGAATGAAAGGGGCCATCCAGAAAGCAGAAGAACTGGCAGCCAGCCCTGAGTTTTTCATGCCTCAGCAATTTGAAAATCCAGCCAACCCGGCAATTCACTTCAAGACAACCGGTCCCGAAATCCTGAAAGATACCGAAGGTAAGATTGATTACTTTGTTGCAGGTGTCGGCACGGGTGGAACGATTACAGGCGTCTCCCGATTTCTAAAACAGGATCAGGGCCTGAAAGTGAAATCTGTTGCTGTTGAACCTACCAGCAGTCCTGTTCTCTCGGGTGGCGAACCAGGAAAACACAAAATTCAGGGGATCGGAGCGGGTTTTATTCCAGGGAACTGCGATACATCACTGATTGATGAAGTCATTCAGGTCACTGATGATGAAGCGTTTGAGATGGCCAGTAATCTTGCCCGACGCGAAGGGATCACTTGTGGAATCAGTTGTGGCGCCGCGATGCAAGCAGCTCTGGAGATTGCTAAGCGTCCGGAAGCGGAAGGCAAAACTATCGTTGTCATTTTACCTGACTCCGGCGAACGTTATCTGTCCACTTCACTGTTTGATGATGCACGCTGA
- a CDS encoding trans-sulfuration enzyme family protein, which yields MRFETKCVHTGVDKDSTFNSCTTPIYTSSTFYWDSLESHKGFDYTRSGNPTRSAMEENIAALEGGVSCRATATGMAAITLVMHLFKPGDHIIAGDDIYGGTYRLFADVFTRWGITFSFVKMSDAENVRSAITPETKAIWIETPSNPLLNLVDMKAVTQVAANADSDILTIADNTFCSPYLQRPIEFGVDLVLHSTTKYLNGHSDVVGGCVVSRTEELAERVAYISNALGLGCAPFDAWLVLRGIKTLAPRMEAHQRGAMALARMLESHPKVDRVYYPGLESHPHHELAKRQQDGFGGMLSFDVHEGRPVAEKVMLNSKLFLLAESLGGVESLIEYPESMSHASMTLEARRAAGITEKTVRVSVGIESPEDLIADLKQALDS from the coding sequence ATGCGTTTTGAAACCAAGTGCGTACATACCGGAGTTGATAAGGACAGCACCTTTAACAGCTGTACAACGCCAATTTATACCTCATCGACTTTCTACTGGGATAGTCTGGAAAGCCACAAGGGATTTGATTATACCCGTAGTGGCAACCCGACCCGTAGCGCCATGGAAGAGAACATCGCTGCGTTAGAAGGCGGAGTCTCCTGCCGAGCCACAGCGACCGGGATGGCTGCCATTACTCTGGTAATGCATCTGTTTAAGCCTGGAGACCATATCATTGCCGGCGATGATATCTATGGCGGCACTTATCGACTGTTTGCGGATGTCTTCACCAGGTGGGGGATTACATTTTCGTTTGTAAAAATGAGTGACGCGGAAAATGTCCGGTCAGCCATCACGCCGGAAACCAAAGCGATCTGGATTGAGACACCCAGTAATCCTCTGTTGAATCTGGTTGACATGAAAGCAGTCACTCAGGTTGCTGCCAATGCAGATTCAGATATCCTGACCATCGCTGACAACACCTTCTGTTCTCCTTATCTGCAGCGACCTATCGAATTCGGGGTCGATCTCGTTTTGCATTCGACCACAAAATATTTAAACGGTCATTCCGATGTTGTCGGAGGCTGTGTTGTCTCCCGTACTGAAGAATTGGCCGAACGCGTTGCTTATATATCAAATGCACTGGGTCTGGGTTGTGCTCCCTTTGATGCCTGGCTGGTACTGCGAGGAATTAAAACCCTGGCACCACGCATGGAAGCACATCAGCGTGGGGCAATGGCGTTAGCGCGGATGCTGGAATCCCACCCGAAAGTAGATCGCGTTTATTATCCGGGTCTGGAGTCACATCCGCACCATGAGCTGGCAAAACGTCAACAGGATGGATTCGGTGGAATGCTGAGTTTCGATGTCCATGAGGGCCGCCCCGTTGCTGAAAAAGTCATGCTCAATTCTAAGCTGTTCCTGCTGGCTGAATCGCTGGGTGGTGTGGAATCATTAATTGAATACCCTGAAAGTATGAGCCATGCTTCCATGACGCTGGAAGCACGCCGGGCAGCTGGTATCACAGAAAAAACAGTGCGGGTTTCAGTGGGGATCGAAAGCCCTGAAGACCTCATCGCAGATCTGAAACAGGCTTTAGACAGTTGA
- a CDS encoding tetratricopeptide repeat protein produces MSIDSYDPCPCNSGKKYKFCCHSVGDEISKISHLHETHQTATALQLLDRLKKNHPDQPLSFITEAQILMAERRFEDAIAPLIQCLEHDPDHPAAHSLLATSSFLAHGYKHSQKTIYTAFQKCATVDVSLATPLAISIAIALQMRGYYLAAREHFALAMRVASQEYQQNLFMNLLEFDGDDQIPYQFRGVHILERCTLEDSEQQATFEKAQRLANLGCYRSAAGLFKQLAETAGQVTLWKNAAFCYAWATDEVKAAELFHQAASLETDFAEAVELESLAQLLDLNNTADVVNSIEKIFEVESISRFLTLLEQHPQILRGNVPPPQEQNPEENSPIAYFQITNTPVDAESKGENITLENVPTVIGDIDVFDADRQIGQPALIHLYAYEGDQRTLAENIFDEALGDQGKSDCGLKVVERDSEETGNPLSPVPIEQWPLFFRWSFPQKMPILKRRELEALQWKKLLSETWPNTKLAGLNGKTPKEAAADEESKIALTAAAYVLDAQTLSLGHFLDFSELDPELGLTELPNLEVNESSHFNTCSSMTQNRIPVKVLNDSQLMYIFNRALLIRHPRFLYDVLIEVLNRDDCKKEVDLDRVYTTLTEICHKKNQREEMLTWIQKGQENSQAQPNKTFENEMQWKMRELSFRLEDTSDPELSDFMKEIWDKYGKKTPQIKEYLMAFAQAFELDVPWMKGASLLDTGELSGNASGEGIWAPGDAAPDSDAGQKLWIPGQS; encoded by the coding sequence ATGAGTATAGATTCCTACGACCCCTGTCCGTGTAACAGTGGCAAAAAATATAAATTCTGCTGTCATTCTGTCGGTGATGAAATCAGCAAGATTTCTCATCTGCATGAAACTCATCAGACAGCAACGGCGTTACAACTGCTGGATCGACTCAAAAAGAATCATCCCGATCAGCCTTTAAGCTTCATCACTGAAGCTCAGATCCTGATGGCAGAACGACGGTTTGAAGACGCAATTGCCCCGTTGATTCAATGCCTTGAACACGACCCGGATCACCCGGCTGCCCATTCTTTACTGGCAACGTCTTCTTTTCTGGCCCACGGTTATAAGCATTCACAAAAAACGATTTATACGGCGTTCCAGAAATGTGCAACTGTAGATGTCAGCCTCGCAACTCCGCTGGCCATCAGTATTGCCATTGCACTGCAGATGCGAGGATACTACCTGGCGGCCCGCGAACATTTTGCCCTGGCAATGCGGGTTGCCTCTCAGGAATACCAACAGAACCTGTTTATGAATCTACTGGAATTTGACGGAGATGATCAAATTCCCTATCAGTTTCGGGGTGTCCATATTCTGGAGCGATGCACTCTGGAAGACTCAGAACAGCAAGCCACATTTGAAAAAGCCCAACGCCTGGCAAATCTGGGCTGTTATCGATCTGCAGCAGGACTTTTTAAACAACTGGCAGAAACTGCTGGACAGGTCACGCTCTGGAAAAATGCAGCCTTCTGTTATGCCTGGGCAACAGATGAAGTCAAAGCCGCTGAACTGTTTCATCAGGCAGCTAGCCTCGAAACAGATTTTGCTGAAGCCGTGGAACTGGAATCACTGGCGCAGTTACTCGACCTCAATAATACAGCGGACGTGGTCAATTCCATTGAAAAAATATTTGAAGTGGAATCCATTTCACGCTTTCTGACTCTGCTGGAACAGCATCCACAGATATTACGCGGAAACGTACCTCCTCCGCAGGAACAGAATCCGGAAGAAAACAGCCCTATTGCTTACTTCCAGATCACCAATACGCCCGTCGATGCAGAATCGAAGGGGGAAAACATTACACTCGAAAATGTCCCGACGGTCATTGGCGATATCGATGTTTTCGATGCAGATCGACAAATCGGGCAACCAGCGCTGATTCATCTGTATGCGTATGAAGGAGATCAACGGACGCTCGCCGAGAATATTTTTGACGAAGCACTAGGTGACCAAGGCAAATCAGACTGTGGTTTAAAAGTCGTAGAACGTGACAGCGAAGAAACCGGTAATCCGCTTTCTCCCGTTCCGATAGAACAATGGCCGCTTTTTTTCCGCTGGAGCTTCCCACAAAAAATGCCGATTCTGAAACGGCGGGAACTGGAAGCCCTGCAGTGGAAAAAGCTCCTCTCTGAAACCTGGCCAAACACAAAACTGGCCGGCCTGAACGGGAAAACTCCTAAAGAAGCTGCCGCCGATGAAGAATCTAAAATTGCATTGACAGCGGCTGCATATGTTCTTGATGCACAGACCCTGTCACTGGGGCATTTCCTGGACTTTTCAGAACTCGATCCAGAACTTGGCCTGACCGAGCTTCCCAACCTGGAAGTAAATGAGTCTTCACATTTCAATACGTGTTCTTCAATGACTCAGAACCGGATTCCGGTAAAAGTACTCAACGATTCACAGTTGATGTATATCTTCAATCGTGCCCTGCTCATTCGCCATCCCCGATTTCTGTATGATGTTCTGATCGAAGTACTCAATCGTGATGATTGCAAAAAAGAAGTGGATCTGGATCGAGTCTACACAACACTGACAGAGATCTGCCATAAAAAGAATCAACGAGAGGAAATGCTGACCTGGATCCAAAAAGGACAGGAAAATTCGCAGGCACAACCCAATAAAACGTTTGAAAACGAAATGCAGTGGAAAATGCGCGAACTTTCCTTCCGCCTCGAAGACACCTCTGATCCTGAGCTTTCTGATTTTATGAAAGAAATCTGGGATAAATATGGCAAAAAGACACCTCAAATCAAAGAGTACCTCATGGCCTTTGCTCAAGCCTTTGAGCTGGATGTTCCATGGATGAAAGGGGCTTCACTGTTGGATACAGGCGAGCTCAGCGGGAATGCCTCTGGTGAGGGGATCTGGGCACCCGGGGATGCCGCTCCCGACTCTGATGCTGGACAGAAACTTTGGATCCCGGGACAATCCTGA
- the ribD gene encoding bifunctional diaminohydroxyphosphoribosylaminopyrimidine deaminase/5-amino-6-(5-phosphoribosylamino)uracil reductase RibD produces MQRALELARHGTGSVEPNPAVGSVIVDDHLQLIGEGYHQQCGGPHAEIHALQMAGDQSQGKTIYVTLEPCCHQGKTGPCSQALIRAGIKKAVIAMRDPAPHVDGGGIEELKHAGIQVDVGLLESEAQALVRPFVKRVTEGLPWIHAKWAMTLDGKIATRTGHSQWISNPRSRERVHELRGRMDGIMVGQKTATADDPLLTARPPGKRIPARIVIDSQARLSIQSQLVQTIAEAPVIVVAHTSASQEKIIQLEQAGVEVLQIPNTAGEIESQPDLRLCMQELARREMTNILIEGGGSLLGSCFDQRLIDEVHVFIAPKIIGGAEAVTPIAGRGLDMIPELHNLREYQVQQLDSDLYVCGRLEYPA; encoded by the coding sequence ATGCAACGCGCGCTTGAGTTGGCTCGACATGGCACAGGTTCTGTCGAGCCCAACCCGGCTGTTGGATCAGTAATTGTGGACGATCACCTCCAGCTGATTGGTGAAGGCTACCATCAGCAATGTGGAGGCCCCCATGCAGAAATTCATGCACTTCAGATGGCCGGCGATCAGTCTCAGGGGAAAACCATATATGTCACACTCGAACCCTGTTGTCATCAGGGCAAAACCGGCCCCTGTTCTCAAGCCTTGATCCGGGCTGGAATTAAAAAAGCTGTGATCGCTATGCGCGATCCGGCTCCTCACGTTGACGGTGGTGGTATTGAAGAACTGAAACACGCGGGAATCCAAGTCGACGTTGGCCTGCTGGAATCTGAAGCACAGGCTCTAGTCCGCCCATTCGTCAAACGAGTCACAGAAGGTTTACCCTGGATCCATGCTAAATGGGCGATGACACTGGATGGGAAAATTGCCACCCGGACCGGCCATTCGCAGTGGATTTCAAATCCACGCTCACGGGAACGGGTGCATGAATTGCGAGGCCGCATGGATGGAATTATGGTCGGTCAAAAGACAGCAACCGCCGATGATCCACTGCTGACGGCCCGCCCGCCCGGGAAACGAATACCGGCCCGCATCGTCATCGATTCACAGGCCAGACTTTCTATTCAATCTCAACTGGTTCAGACCATCGCTGAGGCGCCTGTAATTGTTGTCGCACATACTTCAGCTTCTCAAGAAAAGATCATCCAACTCGAACAGGCAGGAGTTGAAGTATTGCAGATCCCCAACACTGCCGGCGAAATTGAGAGCCAACCAGACCTGCGGTTATGCATGCAGGAGCTGGCTCGACGGGAGATGACAAATATTCTGATAGAAGGAGGGGGTAGTTTACTGGGCTCCTGTTTTGATCAAAGGCTCATTGATGAAGTGCACGTCTTCATCGCACCGAAGATTATTGGTGGAGCAGAAGCGGTAACACCCATTGCCGGTAGAGGTCTGGATATGATTCCCGAACTACATAACTTGCGGGAGTATCAGGTCCAACAATTGGATTCAGACCTGTATGTGTGTGGGCGGCTTGAATATCCCGCATGA
- the thrC gene encoding threonine synthase: MTSCPKCGELLDVTYHWDQVPVPQSLREFEKRWSTRNNPIDFSGVWRFRELLPFAHDDQIITIGEGQTMLKASASVARYAGLNEDGLFLQYEGLNPSGSFKDNGMTAASTHAVMVGAKVAACASTGNTSASLAIYSSVAQKFKVVVFVGSGKIAFGKLSQALDYGAKTLQIQGDFDDALARVREVCTQEGIYLCNSVNPFRLEGQKSIMFRVLESLNWEVPDWIVVPGGNLGNSSAFGKAFMELKQLGLIDRIPRLAIINAQGANTLYQLYEQHGMRWNGGNYDLDQSTDFFTQMDKENRRASTLASAIEINRPVNFSKALRALDVCDGVVREVDDQQILDAKAQVGAGGLGCEPASAASVAGAKLLKSEGVIAAGDRVVCILTGHQLKDPNATVAYHSATDEHMDEKLSSHGVNTAPFSNGPIVVENDLDKIIEVIRSF, translated from the coding sequence TTGACCAGCTGCCCCAAGTGTGGCGAATTGCTGGATGTGACTTATCACTGGGATCAGGTTCCGGTGCCTCAGTCACTGCGCGAGTTTGAGAAACGCTGGAGCACGCGAAACAATCCCATTGATTTCAGTGGCGTCTGGAGATTTCGGGAATTATTGCCATTTGCACATGACGATCAGATTATCACGATTGGCGAAGGTCAGACCATGCTGAAAGCATCGGCTTCAGTCGCGCGATACGCGGGGCTGAATGAAGATGGCTTATTCCTGCAGTACGAAGGTCTAAATCCCTCAGGCAGCTTTAAAGATAACGGGATGACCGCCGCTTCAACACACGCGGTAATGGTAGGGGCAAAAGTGGCCGCTTGTGCTTCGACTGGGAATACCAGTGCTTCACTGGCGATCTATTCCAGTGTCGCTCAGAAGTTCAAAGTCGTCGTATTTGTCGGCAGTGGCAAAATCGCGTTTGGGAAATTATCACAGGCGCTCGACTATGGTGCCAAGACTTTACAAATTCAGGGAGACTTCGATGATGCGCTGGCCCGAGTGCGTGAGGTCTGTACCCAGGAAGGGATTTACCTTTGTAACAGCGTGAATCCATTTAGACTGGAAGGTCAGAAGTCGATCATGTTTCGTGTACTAGAAAGTCTGAACTGGGAAGTACCAGACTGGATAGTGGTACCTGGTGGAAATCTCGGCAATTCCAGTGCCTTCGGTAAAGCATTTATGGAACTGAAACAACTCGGGTTGATCGATCGCATCCCTCGACTGGCGATCATTAATGCCCAGGGAGCCAACACCCTGTATCAACTCTATGAACAACATGGCATGCGCTGGAACGGAGGAAATTATGATCTTGATCAATCAACGGACTTTTTTACACAAATGGATAAAGAGAACCGCCGTGCTTCAACATTGGCCAGTGCGATTGAAATTAACCGGCCTGTGAATTTTTCGAAGGCATTACGAGCGCTGGATGTCTGTGATGGGGTTGTTCGTGAAGTGGATGATCAGCAGATTCTGGATGCGAAAGCGCAAGTCGGTGCAGGTGGACTCGGCTGTGAACCGGCAAGTGCAGCCAGCGTTGCCGGAGCGAAACTACTGAAGAGTGAAGGGGTCATTGCTGCCGGTGATCGCGTCGTCTGTATTTTAACAGGACATCAGCTGAAAGACCCAAATGCCACTGTTGCCTATCATTCAGCAACTGATGAACATATGGATGAAAAACTGTCGAGCCACGGAGTGAATACAGCTCCTTTTTCCAACGGACCTATTGTCGTTGAGAATGATTTAGATAAAATAATAGAAGTCATTCGCTCGTTTTGA